A window from Scleropages formosus chromosome 17, fSclFor1.1, whole genome shotgun sequence encodes these proteins:
- the LOC108938537 gene encoding centriolin-like encodes MWECDGSAGGKGAEVLKNLTELVLAENPVSNLPHYRLFLVFHLRALEKLDGLPVSVQERNIAHQRFHMEEVEHLEQELESQLAVIEKLREEQTATLQELEKQETLNRNLQLQNREQQSCQAQLERELETKNELVHTLSGFLWGWKGSLRNM; translated from the exons ATGTGGGAATGTGACGGGTCAGCAGGAGGAAAAGGAGCTGAAGTCTTGAAGAACCTGACTGAGCTGGTGCTAGCAGAGAACCCTGTGTCCAACCTGCCCCACTACAGGCTCTTCTTGGTCTTCCACTTGAGGGCTCTAGAGAAGCTAGATGGGCTGCCAGTCAGCGTGCAGGAGCGAAACATAGCCCATCAGCGCTTCCATATGG AGGAGGTTGAGCATCTCGAGCAAGAATTGGAGAGTCAGCTGGCAGTGATCGAGAAGCTCAGGGAGGAGCAGACGGCTACGTTACAGGAGCTGGAAAAGCAGGAGACCCTCAACCGGAATCTGCAGCTCCAGAATCGTGAGCAGCAGAGCTGCCAGGCTCAGCTAGAGAGGGAACTGGAGACCAAGAACGAGCTG GTACACACGCTCTCTGGCTTTCTCTGGGGCTGGAAGGGCAGCTTGAGAAACATGTAG